The genomic stretch GACTTTCCTTGACTAGGTCATGGTTGGCGTGGCAAAATAGAGAGTTCTGATTGGCTCTGTTTAAAATTATGGCCCCACGTGAAATGTTTTTAAACAGGTAGATCCAGTGCTCTCAATCTCATACACCTATGATGCGCCCTACCATTTGAAGCCCTCAGATCTCATTAATTCAAAATCCAATGCATCTGATCATGCCTTCCATTTCATAAACTCTCCAGCCAACCACACTTgatcatttatttttatattttctattttatttgattttctttgtaaaattaatttaaaatagttttaaaaatcaaaaaattatataaaaaatatttttaggttgataaaataatatattattttttgatacaaaatattttatttttcctcataactaaaatattttgtttaattaattagataatattgttatatttatcttttatttattttctaccctatcaaaaaataaaaaaaaaatattttctttttattaaattaagtttatatattatagactaattttgtacatatttagaatatttttctctttaagtgtaaattatttgtataattatttgcataattattgattaattagcttaataatgtccaaaacaatttcaaaaatcccaaaaaaaaattaattttatttaaaaattaattaacacacaatttggacatattttagacttaattttttaggttctaattttatttctaattcttagctttttaattaaattaattatgcattaattttaattaaaatcaacaataaaaaaatccaaaaatattctcACTTTATCTCATTGCAATTTAAAtccatagataagtgtataggttgtcaaattcatgtaaatagcgtagtttacatttctcgcacaatcgatgttatagggtagatttattttccgcattttacattcccgcactttaatttctgtacatataaaactgcgtgtatgtcaaagataataactgaaacgctagatcactaatttcaaagacaaaaatatctgaaaataaaaacacaatcacacttgcacctcttagggtaatccctatgttactctttccaaaatcaattctattgtttcaaatgcaattcaaataatttctttctgtatccagtcaaagagaattttctaaaagaaaataggaaaggaccttataaacttagggtagatctcctaattgcttgctcaaatcaaacaaaacaacaaatgtttcacatatcactgtttttccaaaacaaaactttcaaaaagacaacactttgtatatatccaaacaaggatcattacgaagttaaaaatctttttttcaaaacatctttcgaaagataaaacactttgtatacatccgcacaaggatcattacaaagttaatttacaaaggtatttaaaaccacatacaagcatttcaaagcaagacaaatgattcaaacaagtgagctaagcaattaagagcccatggataaccatggatacaaaggggtgctaacaccttccctttgtataacctacccccgaacccaaaatctcttaaaggtctttttctgtttcttttataaacctttccttaattggataaaataaaagtcggtggcgactctctgattttcaaaactcaaaatacaAGAAGAGttagttcgtatctcacgagaaaaacCAAGGACGACACGAAGGATCCGCAACCGCATGGTTTCGGTAACGCTGTGCAGCAGCCCATGTACCAGTCTCATGGGTGAGATACTTCCTAGACATATTAAATGTAGCTCACATATCCTGCATGAAACAGAATTGGCGCATCTCTACCCGATGAGCATATGAACCCTCATCCACAAATGTGTGATGACGGAATAAGGGGGTCACTCCAAAAGATGTGTCAGGTAAGGGGTGGTCCTCTTGGCCAAGATCTTCAGGTTGGCTTCGGGTTCCTTGTCGGTTGATTTCCTCATTGGCAATCACTGTCATCTGAGCGATCCATGTGGTATCAATCGCTTTAGAAGTCATCACCTGAATTCCACCTATAGAAACGTCAACACCTGCCTTTAGACATAATTGTAGAACCATAGAAGTGTGGCCCAATGCTTTCTTTGTCTTAGATTGAGCAATAGCTTCAATGTCGTCTGCAATAATCCACCCCAGATTCACTGGTTCGTTGTTCAACATATAGTAGACGACTAAAGCTCTCCTTGTAGTTAACTCTGAGCCACTAATGTTGGTGTCAAAGTTATGGTGATAGAAAGAAACCCATGCCTTAGGGACAGGTGCTAAACAACGAGAGAAAATTTTCTTGGGAACATCCTCTAGGTCATTGTTGGGAACAAAACCATACCATCCCTATCCTTGAATTGTCAGTGTATTCTACAATTCATCATATGGCCAACTCCTACGCATTGCCATTTTGTTTTCAGCATATTTGCAGACGGGATCTTTGAATTTGAGTTTTAGCACTTTGTCAATAGATTTCCACCCAAAAGGAACTTGCTTCCCTCTAACAAAACTAGTGAATTGAGGTTCCTCAGGAGAGACCCTGTACGCGTTGGCATAAAACTCCTTTACCAACTCTGCAAAAACAGGTTGAATGACGTTGTTGAAATGCTTTAGCTTGTATTTGTTGACGGTGGCCATAATATCAGAATACTCTTCtttcttcaaatcaaattttctttcaGCGATAAAGTTCCGCTCAGCCAAACTCTCATACCTTTGTTCATGAGCAGAAGATGAGAACCATTCCTTGTCAAATTCAAAGGAGGAGGTAGATGGCATGACCTCCTTGCCTTTGTTGGATCACTTAGCCATACGATGAGAGTGGTGGAGAGGTAGTGATACTAAGATCTGCACACGAGCAACACACACAACTTGccaggaaaacgaaaattacacaCAAAAAGGGATGAAACGCGTTTGGAGAAGTAGGAGAACCAAAAGACAGACAGAGGCAAGATGAAACGCGTTTGGAGATATGAAGGGGgtatttataatttttgttaaACCTGAAAACGCGACTGGAAACGTGTGTGAAACTTTTTTACCGTTGGAGACGCGTTTTGGAACGCGTTTGGAGAAAGGGGGACGCGTCTGCAGACGCGTATGGACGAAGGGACGCGTCTCTGGACGCGTTTGAGAAGCTGGCCTTAAATGCTGCCTTGgcacgcgtccccacacgcgtttggGCAGCAGTGTGAGATTATGGACGAAGGGACGCGTCTCAATACGCCTTTGGGCAGACATGTGAACTTTTGGAGTCAAGTACGAGTTTTTGGATGCGTCTGGGCAGGAACCTTGAAACTGTAGTTGTATGCATGCGAGAATGCGCTGTTAATCATCTTATGTGCTCTTATTTTCACTGACTtacaaaaaatcaaaacacaccaaaaaccgACAAGAAAATAACACATAAAAAGTAAAGAATACAATTTGAAATTACGCAATAAAAAGTACTTcccttgggttgcctcccaagaagcgcttcgtttaacgtcgcctgGCTCGACGGTCGTTCATCTTATCGTGTGAGACGAACATTATCAATTAAACCACTCCTTTGTCCCTGATAGTACGATTTCAGTCTCTGTCCATTCATCTTAAATGTATCTCCGTTGGCTTGATTTTTCAGTTCTACCGCTCCATGGGGAAACACTTTGTGAACCAAGAATGGTCCTGACCTTCGTGATTTTAACTTTCCAAGAAATAGCTTCAACCTGGAATTAAAGAGTAATACCAGTTGTCCTTCCCAAAACTCTTTTTTCTGAATCTTTTGATCATGAcatttctttgtttgttctttATAAATTTTGGCATTCTCATAAGCGTGATTCCTAAACTCTTCCAACTCCTGGAGTTGAAGAGTTCGAGATTCACCAGCTTTTAACAATTCACAATTTAAGAACTTGGTGGCCCAAAAAGCTTTGTGCTCGAGTTCGAGCGGTAAGTGACAGGATTTACCATAAACTAGTTGATAAGGAGACATACCTATTGGCGTCTTGTACGCTGTTCTCTAAGCCCATAGTGCATCATCTAACTTCATGAACCAGTATTTTCGAGAAGCACTAACAGTCTTTTCAAGGATTTGTTTTATTTGTCTGTTAGAGACTTCGACTTGCCCACTTGTTTGAGGATGATATGGGGTGGTAACCTTGTGTTTAACATTATACTTCCTCAACAAGTTTTCCATCAGTTTATTTAAGAAGTGAGTACCTTCATCACCGATTAGTGCTCGGGGTACCCCAAACCTAGAAAAAATGTTATGCTTAAGGAAGTTCACCACAACTTTAGCATCATTGGTGGGTAAAGCTatagcttctacccattttgatACATAGTCTACTGCCACAAGGATGTAATTTTTCCCACAAGATGGTGGAAAAGGTCTCATAAAGTCAATTCCCCATAGATCAAACAGCTCTACCTCCAACATCACATTCTGAGGCATTTGATTTCTCTTGGAGATGTTACCTGCTCTTTGACATTTATCACATTCTCGGACGACATGATGAGCATCCTTGAATAGGGTAGGCCAATATAAACCAGATTGTAGAACTTTTGCTGCAGTTCTGTCCCTACTAAAATGCCCCCATACTCCGAGTCATGGCATGCTTTGAGTATGTCTCTTTGTTCCTCCTCTGGGACACATCTTCTAATCAGCCCATCAATTCCTTTCTTGTACAAGAAGAGGTTATCCCATAAGTAAAACCTGCAATCATGCAAAAACTTTTTCTTGcggttaaaatcaaaattatctgGGATTACCCCACCTACCAGATAGTTAGCATAGTCGGCAAACCAAGGTacaccaataacagcgaggatGTGTTCATCTACGAATTCATCCTTTATTGGGCGTTTGTCTTCGATCTCCTCAATGGGTGACATCCGAGAAAGGTGATCCGCCACAGCATTTTCAcaccctttcttgtcacgaatttTCACATCAAATTCCTGAAGGAGTAAAATCCATCTCAGCagtcttggcttagagtcctgtttagcaaaaagatacttcaaagcagcatggtcagtgtaaacaatgactctagaatCCAACAGATaatgcctgaatttatcaaaggcataaacaaccgctagCAACTCCTTTTCAGTTGTTGCGTAGTTCATCTGTCCAGGGTTCAAAACATGactagcatagtaaataacatgtaacaatttgTCTCTACGCTGTCCTAGGACCGCCCCTACTGCAATATCActagcatcacacatgatctcaaaaggtagagactaATCCGGGGCCACAACAATTAGTGATGACACTAATTTTTTCTTTATTGTTTCAAATGCTATAGCACACTCATCATCAAAAGTAAAAACTTTATCCTTAACCAAAAGAGTAGTTAAAGGTTTGGCAATCTTAgagaaatctcttatgaaccGACGGTAGAACcccgcatgccctaagaaacttcaAATACCTTTTTCATTCATTGGCGGAGGTAGCTTTGCTATTACTTCGATCTTtgcttggtcaacttctattcctCTGTGGGAGATTTTGTGACCCAACTGTGGCAACCTGCCTAAATATCAGAGCCGCCACCctttatttaaaggaaaaagggtaaaactttaaaattaaagaaaaattaagattttgggtaagtaggttaattaggcaaagggaaggtgttaggcaccctttgcctcccttgtattcaaggggacccatttaatctttaggtttaggtttttattatatattatttaaaaaatatattattaaatattagccaaaagggcaaaacctcaaaggttttgataaggtcattgtcagatcgagacaacaatgaccatggctAAGCTAAATACAACAAAGTCAGATACagctaaaataaaacaaaaatataacaaaCCTTAAAGGTTTTGCTAGGGCCATTGTCCGATCAAGACAACAATAGCCCAAATGCGTAAACgaaattgtaataaaaaaaataaaggcctcaatgcatcatcattggccaaaaaaccTTTACAAGGTAAAAAACATTACAAAGAATTAAAATTCAATAGAAAATGCCTCAGATATTCATCATcgtccaaaacaaatattttttaaaagggggCCTCATAgataatcatcggccaaaagatttaaaaagggttttttagaaaagggaggcctcatagattaatcatcggccaaaaaggTTTGAGTTTGAGATTGAGTTTGAAAAggggaaagggtttgtcggcCGTTGTCAGTTAATCAACAACGGAGGATTAGGGTTGTTCAAGACAACCCTAAGACAAACCCTGAGTGGGAGAAGTAGAAAAAAAAAGCGTAGAGAAAAAAGTTCTAAAAAGTGTTTTTTAGAAAAATTGTACGTAGAATGGGAAAAAATGTCCCTTTTTTAGGGTTGCTAAGACCCCTTTTTATAGAGttagaaattaggttaaaattCATAAAAGGAAATAACCCATATCCAAAAGCCCAACAACCCATTttgaaaattagtaaaaaaataggagaaaaagtgtgaaaatgtcACTTGTGGGATTCGAACCCGTGACTTCTTACTTGAGAGCCTTATTCCTTACCAAatgtgctatttatttatttgaaacaaaAACCCAATTGAAAGCATATGAAAAGCAAGCAAATATtggttaattaaaaatataaataatttacaagtgaattattatatttttaaacaaataattacaagaaatccaaaatattgtaaataaaccaagaatgtttataaaattcaagttttaaaatatttttgaatcctgaaattgggcctcatattttataaataataagcccaattaaatacacacttttatTTAATGTATACCCCTATCTTTTGAATTGGAAAATTTAGAGAATGGTTACTCTTATAAAATGTGCATGCCAATCAAGATGTCAAGCCCACTAGTTTGATATACACCCCTTGTAGAATTTGTACTACGTCCCAGTTAATAAAACGTAATAGcaatagggcaaattttggggtatgacagctgcccctatttaattattcttAGACTGAATGGCGTGAAAATGTACAAGTCTCATGCctttcggatcgaagagttattaaataatggaagacccctgaaTTTGGCGATAAAAATAACCTGCTAAAGCCTAGAGATTGCCATAACAAGTGCTCAATGATGCGTGTGTTTAGTTGcgtgttgtttatgttttgttttagCCTGTGAATATGCATttttacctgtgaataggtgcCTTTGTCCTGTGAATAGGcgcttagcctgtgaataggcgttttacctgtgaataggtgcttttggcctgtgaataggcgcttagcctgtgaataggcgttttacctgtgaataggtgcttttGGCCTTTGAATaggtgtaacaccccgttaattcttgtttattaatttaattattatttttaattaaattattagaattaataatttttggggaattatttggaaaatgatgaaatattggcattgggcctagagtggtggttagcagtaagggggtgttagctaagcaagcccattataatattttattttatttttcataaaataaaaggaattgagAAAAGAGGAAGGAAAGCAAAAAGAGACAGACTCTgggaaaggaagaacacgtgaaagttagaagagccaaaggggaagaagaccttcgaagattcgactctgaggtaaggggggattcttcgggtgagtaatccttatgcgattgtaggtagtaggattgattaggattgttgtctatttcgatcgtacgtgtcgggtttgggaatttggttaggttttgatgaaattgtatgaattaacatgattttgataatactcatgatatatgctgttaatacttgtataaaacttgtctgaaatatgttatgatgtgaaaattgatggtttTTGTgagctatgttcgtatgtacatgaaattggggaaatgggatagggtaaatgctgtcaaaatggtgaaattGGCTGTGCaagtacgtaggaaccggttcccacgtgggacgaaccggttcccccttataaaaacagagaggtgtggattctgggtttctgggaaccggttcccagatagggacaacccggttccccatagaaAAAAACCAGAGGCGTGATTTTGGAAGCaaccaggaaccggttcccacgtagggacgaaccgggttcagcagcatattttctaaaaatcttttatctttaaaaacctgtaacttttgatccggttatttgatttatgtgccgttttgagcattgcGAAGCTGAGTTAAAGGTctatatgatgaattggttgtgtgGACGTAAAGTCCGAGTATTTCTTTCGTGTTTATACTATTTATTGGATGATGTCTCTCATGTATGCGTGTGacatgtttgtatgaatgctaagaatatatacatgcttattggtgatgaattggtgatgataatgaaacgatgtgatacatcggattggtgatgttgtaagcatgttatatgttgcattcattcgcatacatttttggtgatggatcccggtgatgaaagtggatcaaaatggtgggcataattcccattgtgtggaatttgtgttggTTAAAaccgtatcttggtgatgaaaaagatcggttggatgggtttatcccatgtgtcataccccaaaatttaccttccacacttctctcataacaaggtttaagaacaaactccaaaaccttgctcactcaaatggatccagataattcacagtcaactgattcaaactggaAGGTCAACTaatatcaaagcatgattcaaaccatgatcattaggcaaacatcaagtgtaggatgcataatcatcatttgatcacgaattgatcatgattccattaatagaaactcagagatgaacaaatacaaaaaggttcaaattagggtttcttaggagaaagtcaacccaactttgactgggcataactttcacatggaacatcaaaaattccccactcaaagcctatcttgaagaaaattggattctctacaactttgtgtctcacaagccaaggctataaatgcttcatttagaagatacaaggcaaaagattacaggtcattttcaggcatccttcagaaacagtcttttcccaaagagaatataatcaagataaaagcttcaaatgaagaatatgttccaaagtggcttgtagaggacctcttgaggtttctaaaaagtattagaactccctcatagctcaaaaattgaaggagatatgcttgatcaaagttaggtgattttcagggactaaaagtgaaaaaggagggttcaaatggaGAAACTTTGCAAAAGGGCCCATAGTTTTttcatacaaacttggtccacaagctattagCATGCCAAAAAACCACTTGCCACGaaaattagcattatatttgaattaatgtattttttatttcatttttatgatttaataaagactaaaaatcaaatgttttgttaaaattatattttgtttgatttccaatcagaattAATGATCAAATATAATGTAATT from Vicia villosa cultivar HV-30 ecotype Madison, WI linkage group LG4, Vvil1.0, whole genome shotgun sequence encodes the following:
- the LOC131598235 gene encoding uncharacterized protein LOC131598235, coding for MSPYQLVYGKSCHLPLELEHKAFWATKFLNCELLKAGESRTLQLQELEEFRNHAYENAKIYKEQTKKCHDQKIQKKEFWEGQLVLLFNSRLKLFLGKLKSRRSGPFLVHKVFPHGAVELKNQANGDTFKMNGQRLKSYYQGQRSGLIDNVRLTR